A stretch of DNA from Tissierellales bacterium:
TCGGTGCATTTATAGCCTGGGGATTGATAACAGCACTTTTTATTCCTAAAGGATGGAGACCTAATGAGAAATTGGCAGAATTAGTGGGACCAATGATAACCTATTTACTCCCATTATTAATAGGTTATACAGGAGGTAATATGGTCGGTGGCAAAAGAGGTGGAGTAATTGGTGCTATATCAACTATGGGAGTAATAGTTGGAGCAGATATTCCTATGTTTTTAGGGGCAATGGT
This window harbors:
- a CDS encoding PTS mannitol transporter subunit IICBA, whose protein sequence is MSESYVKEKKEARVKIQDFGRFLSGMVMPNIGAFIAWGLITALFIPKGWRPNEKLAELVGPMITYLLPLLIGYTGGNMVGGKRGGVIGAISTMGVIVGADIPMFLGAMV